The genome window GCACGGTTCCTCTTTATCATCGCCTTCTTGATCCTGGGTTCAATCTCTTGATTAAGGCGACCCTTCAAAAAACCGGTAACTTTTCACTTCTGCAAGAGGTGGAAACCGCCTAGATTGGAGGTGTCAAGAAAGGAGGTGAGCCCGATGAAACTTCGAGAGCTCGAGGCTGAGGAGACGGAGCAGGTGGTGGGTGGTGCGACCGAGCCCAGCGCATGGCTGAAGCTGATAACCCAGCTTCCCACGCTGCCGGAGCCATGGCCTCGCAGGGGGATTGTTCCTCCCCCCAGGCAGCTGGCGGAGCGGGAGTAAGTGGTCTGTTAAAGAACAGTCGGTTGGTTTCGTGTTCCGTTCAGGAGGAAGCATGAAGGTCAAAGAACTTTCAACTGATGAAGCAGAGATGGTCATTGGAGGCTGCAATATTTATTGCAGAGCTTGGAAATTTTTATCAGACGCAGCCACCGTAGACTGGATTAGAGAAAAGCTAGAAGAGATGAGTAAAACGGGTGGTAGTTCCGAGCCAACACCTGTTCTTTACGACCAGTCTAGCGGTTGGTATGACAAACCCAAAAGTAACCAACCCTCAATAAGTGAAGTAACCGGAGGAGGGGGAAGGTTGGTAGTTATTGCTGATCGTTGAATCACAATTTCATCTCACGAGCTGGGCTCACATGAGCCCCGCCTGCCTAGAGTAGACTGGAGAGATTTGCGTGCCTCAAACACTCATCAATCCCTTAATTACAGGTGCGGTCACTTTCTGGGGTATTTTTTTGTTAGCTCGATACCACAGCAATGAGAGCGGACTTTCTTTCATTCTCATATTTTATGCCATATCCGGTCTCCTTTGCATCATGAGCTTTATCCGAAGTTGGGCATTGTGGTCTTTTCTATTTGCAACTTCCTTGACAATAACAGGTAGTATAGCAGTGCAAGTATTCACTGTTTCTGCGATATACTGGATAGTCCCGTTGATCGTCATTGCACTTTATAGATTGAAGTTATTGCATCCAGGTTTGATCGACCTGATGCGCCTTCCAGCAAACAAATCTCGTTCTTTGTACCTAAGCATAGTTGTTCTGGCTGCAGGTATCGCGGTTTACTTAGTTGCCGTGGGCGTTCCTGCAACGAAGTATGGTGTGCCAACTTCTTCCCCGGCTAAATTATTTGAGCTGCCTCTTACTAGTGTAAGTCCAACTCAATATCAATCTTTTCTAAGTGGTTTCAACGAGGAGATATTCAGAGCTGGGTATTTGGTGAATGGTCTATCACACCCCTTATTAAATGCACTTTTGTGGGCAGTTGCTCATCCGCATAGTTTGCAAAGAATCGAAAGAAGGTGGGGGGTGGATTTGAGCGACTCCCCGTACAAAAATGCTTTTCTAAAGACCGTGCTGATCAGCTATTTTTTCGCCATGTTACTCCAAGGCCTTTTACTTTTGTGGCTGATGAGGAAAACACAATCTGTATGGCCCTCGATTTTGTGTCATTTAGCACATAATGCTCTGGTGTGAACTGGGAACTAGAACTTTGCCGCCTCGGTACAGCGAAACACAAGCCAGCGTCGCACGGCCAACCTGGTTAGCACCTTCAAGCGGGCACTGGGTGCCGAGACCCGCGCCGATGTGGTACTGCGCTACTTTGGTCTGGCCCCTGAACCAATCATTAAGGCAATCCTTCAAAAAACCGGTAACTTTTCACTCCCCTACGAGGTCGAAACCGCCTAGATTGGGGGTGTCAGGAAAGGAGGTGAAACCGATGAAACTTCGAGAGCTCGAGGCTGAGGAGATGGAGCAGGTGGTGGGTGGTGCGACCGAGCCCAGCGCATGGCTGAAGCTGATAACCCAGCTTCCCACGCTGCCGGAGCCCTGGCCCCGCGGGGGGATTGTTTCACCGCCCAAGCTGCCGGAGGAGCGGTAGCATGGCTTTCAACCGTGTTTTTGAAACTGCGTCCACCGTGGCATGGAGGCGTCATTGTCCAAAAACCTTGTAGCGAATTTTTGTGGGAGGTAGGAGCATGATTCGTGAACTTAGCGTAGAGGAACTGGAAACCATTGAGGGCGGGGTTATCCCGGCGGCGGCATGGGTCATAGCTTCAGTTGGAGTTGCAGCAGCGGGTATCGGTGCAGGAGTTTCTATGGTTATCAACGCTTTACGTGATAACAATCCCGAGTCTTCTTCTAGCATCAACACTCCTAACTTTTGCGCCCCCTCAGGCAAATAGATAACTTCTCATACCGTTTCCGCCTAAGTCCTCACCATTGGACACAGTCAGAGATGAAGGATTCAAGCTGACCAAAGGGAGTAGAAAAGCATTTCGGCAGTATCGTTTAGGCTTTCAAAAGTGAACGATACTGCCGAAATGCGCATCAGAGAGGAAGCCGAGTCGACATCAGTTAGCTCGCCTTGTGTTCAAGATGAAGAAAATCATTCGTTTGATCTCGATTTCACTTTTATGTCTTGGGGGGATATTTGGAGTTGCCGGAGTCATACTCGCGGTGCAGTGGCTACTTGTGGGTTTCAACCCTAGTATTAGGGGCAACTCATTGAACGCTCAGGTAGCTCGAGCGGTCTATAGGAATTTTTTCGACAAAGAAAAAGCCAAGGTTTTTGTCGCCAAAGTTTTAGAGTGTGGTGAATCCAATGCCGCCTGTATAGGAAATCACCTAAGGGCACTTGACCCACATATGGCTGGAAACGATTTTGGTCTGACTAAGCGAAGAGAGCCCTCGCGCTCTACTGCTTTTGGGCAAGCGGCCATTAGTTTAGGAAAGGTAAAGTATCTTAGGATTCCCGATCTCAGGCTTCCTCACCCGATCGGGGGTCGCGAGCCGAATATTCGGTTCCTGAACCCGATTGCAGAATTTTTAGCTACAACTGCTTCTCAACATCATTTGGTTCTAGACCTCAGGGACTGCGGTGGCGGAAGGGATTGGGCTGCTCTTGCGCTGGCCTCGCCGTTCATATCTAGTGGCACAGTGGTTGAGGCGAGTTATAGCCCGGTCTGGATGCTTCGCGCACTTTCTTCGATTCTCGAGCCGAGGCAGTTTACAGATAAAGGTGTGCGCAGCAAGGTTGCTTTCTCCCTCGAGCTTCCCTCGGCAAAGAAGGTATACCCAAAGGCCATTTACATCGTTGTCAACAGAGGTACTGCGAGTGCATGCGAGTATATGGCGCTCGTCCTGAAAAAATACTCATCACAAAAGGTGATTTTTGTCGGAGATCAGTCCTCGGCTGGAATGGGAAATACCTCAATCACGCCCGTCAAAGCTGCTGGAAGGACTATTTATGTGACCTCTAGCATTGTTCGTGGATTACCACCTAGTGTCAAACCCGAGATGAGCATCGTAGAGATGGAGCGTGATTTGGGTTTTCAGCTAAGCAAGCTCGATGGGTACCG of Meiothermus sp. contains these proteins:
- a CDS encoding type II CAAX prenyl endopeptidase Rce1 family protein; this encodes MIVIALYRLKLLHPGLIDLMRLPANKSRSLYLSIVVLAAGIAVYLVAVGVPATKYGVPTSSPAKLFELPLTSVSPTQYQSFLSGFNEEIFRAGYLVNGLSHPLLNALLWAVAHPHSLQRIERRWGVDLSDSPYKNAFLKTVLISYFFAMLLQGLLLLWLMRKTQSVWPSILCHLAHNALV
- a CDS encoding class IIb bacteriocin, lactobin A/cerein 7B family, producing the protein MIRELSVEELETIEGGVIPAAAWVIASVGVAAAGIGAGVSMVINALRDNNPESSSSINTPNFCAPSGK
- a CDS encoding S41 family peptidase, whose protein sequence is MKKIIRLISISLLCLGGIFGVAGVILAVQWLLVGFNPSIRGNSLNAQVARAVYRNFFDKEKAKVFVAKVLECGESNAACIGNHLRALDPHMAGNDFGLTKRREPSRSTAFGQAAISLGKVKYLRIPDLRLPHPIGGREPNIRFLNPIAEFLATTASQHHLVLDLRDCGGGRDWAALALASPFISSGTVVEASYSPVWMLRALSSILEPRQFTDKGVRSKVAFSLELPSAKKVYPKAIYIVVNRGTASACEYMALVLKKYSSQKVIFVGDQSSAGMGNTSITPVKAAGRTIYVTSSIVRGLPPSVKPEMSIVEMERDLGFQLSKLDGYRFRSNPSPKD